Proteins encoded in a region of the Myxococcales bacterium genome:
- a CDS encoding HAMP domain-containing protein has product MAARRAKLRLIDARFQLKWTAYLVVVVFVVMAALGALLARMAARTSATAQIAVTQAEKAFKESEANNVLARGAVEMAQPDNAALASALNESLGEVDARQEKNLADVRRLQDDIRNDRQSLKLLLGGSALSLLVVLTLMGIVITHRIVGPVSKLKRLLRRVSTGRLVVDERLRRGDELEDLFETFLQMTYSLRAMQHARIATLDATLRRAEETRAAPEVVDGLLALRAQMVLGLERRRSTSIPPPPPQVA; this is encoded by the coding sequence ATGGCAGCACGCCGAGCCAAGCTCCGTCTGATCGACGCTCGCTTTCAGTTGAAGTGGACGGCGTACCTCGTCGTCGTCGTCTTCGTGGTGATGGCCGCCCTCGGCGCGCTGCTCGCCCGCATGGCCGCCCGCACGTCCGCCACCGCGCAGATCGCCGTGACCCAGGCCGAGAAGGCCTTCAAGGAGTCGGAGGCCAACAACGTGCTCGCGCGCGGCGCGGTCGAGATGGCTCAGCCCGACAACGCCGCGCTCGCGTCGGCGCTGAACGAGTCGCTCGGGGAGGTCGACGCACGACAGGAGAAGAACCTCGCGGACGTGCGCCGGTTGCAAGACGACATCCGCAACGACCGCCAGAGCCTGAAGCTGTTGCTCGGCGGCTCGGCGCTCTCGCTGCTGGTCGTGCTCACCCTCATGGGCATCGTGATCACCCACCGCATCGTCGGCCCTGTCTCGAAGCTGAAACGCCTGCTGCGGCGCGTGAGCACGGGCCGCCTGGTGGTGGACGAACGCCTGCGGCGTGGTGACGAGCTGGAAGATCTGTTCGAGACCTTCCTGCAAATGACGTACTCGCTCCGGGCCATGCAGCACGCGCGGATCGCAACCCTCGATGCGACCCTGCGCCGAGCCGAAGAGACCCGCGCCGCTCCGGAGGTCGTGGACGGTCTGCTCGCGTTGCGCGCCCAGATGGTACTGGGCCTCGAGAGGCGTCGCAGCACCTCCATTCCACCCCCACCCCCGCAGGTGGCTTGA
- a CDS encoding TerB family tellurite resistance protein yields the protein MRKIIDPAIEELCAAFELGGYNPTPVIDLGVLVASADGDVDASEHALLSEVFQTLLETKVTPEVVDALISASVEVIGVAGAEARARWVGAILRDCDAAEPGLRVALAIAFASEGLSAAERSVIDRIAEAAEVPPPRVAELVLEVEKHTDTAGPTSTRQSLLPEHLR from the coding sequence ATGCGTAAGATCATCGATCCAGCCATCGAGGAGCTGTGCGCCGCGTTCGAGCTCGGCGGGTACAACCCGACCCCGGTCATCGACCTCGGAGTGCTGGTTGCCAGCGCGGACGGCGACGTCGACGCCTCGGAACACGCGCTCTTGTCCGAGGTGTTCCAGACGTTGCTCGAGACGAAGGTCACTCCAGAGGTCGTCGACGCACTCATCAGCGCCAGCGTCGAGGTGATCGGGGTCGCCGGGGCCGAAGCGCGGGCACGCTGGGTCGGCGCGATCTTGCGGGACTGCGACGCCGCCGAGCCCGGGCTGCGGGTCGCGCTCGCCATCGCCTTCGCCAGCGAGGGGCTCTCCGCCGCCGAGCGCAGCGTCATCGATCGTATCGCCGAGGCGGCGGAGGTACCGCCCCCGCGCGTCGCGGAGCTCGTGCTCGAGGTCGAGAAACACACCGACACGGCTGGCCCCACCAGCACGCGGCAGTCGCTCTTGCCCGAGCACCTGCGCTAG
- a CDS encoding 1-acyl-sn-glycerol-3-phosphate acyltransferase yields MLLRIKSLARIGIGLAAVGALVGTMTPVLVLLLPWRVGRIYVTNAFGVLIGRAVMACTGCPVTVEGLENLSASQPAIYACNHTSLLDAFTTIWLTPRGTVGVAKKEVFYYPFYGQAWWLAGHVFVDRSRTDRAKAALRKSAKFIRDNGLHLCILPEGTRSRTGRLQPFKKGIVHMALETRLPIVPMVTTGLENVWTRSTLLLRPNPVKIVFLPPISTEDWSEDRIDEHIQALRAPFLRALPEHMQPE; encoded by the coding sequence ATGCTGCTTCGCATCAAGAGTCTCGCCCGCATCGGCATTGGCCTCGCTGCCGTGGGTGCGCTCGTCGGCACGATGACCCCGGTGCTGGTACTGCTCTTGCCGTGGCGCGTGGGGCGCATCTACGTGACCAACGCCTTCGGTGTGCTCATCGGTCGCGCGGTCATGGCGTGCACCGGGTGTCCGGTCACCGTCGAGGGCCTCGAGAACCTGAGCGCCAGTCAACCCGCGATCTACGCCTGCAATCACACCTCCTTGCTCGACGCCTTCACCACCATCTGGTTGACCCCCCGCGGCACCGTCGGCGTCGCCAAGAAGGAGGTGTTCTACTACCCATTCTACGGGCAGGCCTGGTGGCTCGCGGGGCACGTCTTCGTCGATCGCAGTCGCACCGATCGCGCCAAGGCCGCGCTGCGGAAGAGCGCAAAGTTCATCCGGGACAACGGGCTCCATCTCTGCATCTTGCCCGAGGGAACCCGCTCGCGTACGGGGCGACTGCAGCCGTTCAAGAAGGGCATCGTGCACATGGCCCTCGAGACCCGCCTGCCGATCGTGCCGATGGTCACCACGGGTCTGGAGAACGTCTGGACTCGCTCGACGCTGCTGCTCCGGCCCAACCCGGTCAAGATCGTGTTCCTGCCGCCCATCTCCACGGAAGACTGGAGCGAGGACCGCATCGACGAGCACATCCAGGCCCTGCGCGCGCCGTTTCTGCGGGCGCTGCCCGAGCACATGCAGCCGGAGTAG